The Bombyx mori chromosome 20, ASM3026992v2 genomic sequence acgataaacgaatcttttggttatattaaaaattttcagtatgttaaaaatttgaattggcgcgtaaccgcaacgatgcaacggaataactgcaacacggtcttctttaagcgtccactccatatttaaaaatgagtaaaattctaaaagtatacatttttattgttattccttcaccgtggaagtcaatcgtgaacatttgttaagtacgtatttcattagaaaaattggtacccgcctgtgggattcgaacactggtgcattgctcgatacgaatgcaccggacgtcttatcctttaggccacgacgacttcaccttCACGTACCTACTCGTGACAGTAAATTGAAAGAGTTAGGTACTCGAATTTCAACATTGAACCACTTCACGAACCTCTTTGCACTGGTGAGTGACTGAGAAAAATGTTCAGCGAGGTTAATATCTGTTAACGTGAATCAGATGAATGGAAACGAGGGAGTTGAGCCAAGTTGAGGTGAAATGAGGTGGAAagtgtcaaatcaaaataaattataaacatgttaatttaagaattttaaaatttttcaaatatttttatttccgtGAGATTGATAATCCCTTGgataataaactttatttaatcgCATTTAAAAATGACCATAGAgtgaattttctttaattttaaattttgagcaAAAGAAAACTATACGTGTGAGGGAGAACAATAATTGCATTTCGCAGCATTCGGTAACACGAAGCGCGAGTCGAGTATAATGCGTGCAATACTTGTTCGACACTCGACTCACTCGTTCGGCCTCAACCAACTCACCGCCCGCGCCGGGACGTGCGTCGAGCAAGCGCTACCTCACCTCAAATGAGGGGTACCTCATGAGTACCTCGCGAGGTAAAATGAAGTGCTCCCTCATCTTCACTTAAAATAGACGAGTTACCCATCGCTACATGGAAGTAATAAGTAGCTGTACGTAGTAGGTACCATATGTACCTACTACGTACAACTACTTATTACTTCCATGCTGTTAGTCCATTAAACACGGTAAGAGAACATAACcccttatttttaaaattcgccgttttaattatttacagtttatgtataataaaaaacgaaggagaCTAATCGCGACAtaacataaatgattaaaaacgaattgaatttacaaatgagatgatatatgagtcgtctattatcaaaggtggcaatctgtgcatttggacaaaacatttttattgatatgtcaatacagatttatttgaatataatcgtctccttcaaagaatacggttcaaaacctgcattaaataaaggttaatagttaacctgttatttatctaagatgtcgttccgaagagttttgtgactgccaatggaatacaaagtcaataattcgtttttctgatttaccaatcattgtccaaaagtcagattgccgcctttgataatagtcgactcatatgatgaaatataatctcagtaaaatggtggtcatttactgagactttttcatttgactttttagaggatcccgagaagctatgtccagcggctttgtttcattttcccacatttgttcaCTTTCGCAgatgctaaacagttaataaaccaccggtATTACAGATTTGGACTTGAAGAAACAttatatagacaaaataaaacaaatcacacaacttcactcctcgcgttcccgccaaaaagtcctcataGGTCTCATATGGTCTCATACAATCCAAATGACAGTctaacatagataatacatttgATATTTTGTCTGtgtgcatagattatacacttaatatttgatctgtgtaattgatttaaaacattgttttgttattgaagtttttaaattttcaactaaccaaatattgaaattaagaTGAGAATACTCATAAAGAAATATGCCACAATATCCAAAATTTTACTACCTAGACGAAATTTAGTCCGTTTCCTTTCAAATgatacgcaaaaaaaaacagaaaatgagACCGAAAAGATTgaagaagtaaaaaaaagtaaggttaaaattaaataagatgaTGTACCAATTTACCCTCTTCTgttttaaacttataaaatttcttaaatttcttcttcttttaaatttacttgGTACTAGGTACGTGATGTTCGTTTTGTTACACACATTCTAAGTGCTTTTAGAATGTGTCCAACTAAACGAATTTTAAATCCGTTTATTACTTCTCATTTGTTGAGCTCTAGTGGTTGGTGGCCAAAATTATTCTACCTTAAGCCCTACTTCATTTCACGAtactattccttttttttaaaggtgtggcccttgttttttttgtttgtgttgttACAGTATATCCATTTAATCCTCGAAAATTACCTTTGCctccaatttaaatttttaattttgcacTACATGCTTTATAattgcaaaaaaagaaaattgcaaattttatgtaattactggGGCCAGGGAGACGCTTGCCCGGGCAGGTGCCACCGCTCTGCTTATTTCTATGTTGAATTATAAattgcattaataataaaaaaaatctcaatttttCTCAAATTCCAAAATTTTTAGATATCATAATAGATAAATTTGGAGCAGTCACAACATTGAACATAGACCGTCAAGTGACTCGCAACAGTCTAGATGAAGCCACCCTCAGGGAGATGGCTGCCGCAATAGATGACTTTGAGAAAGATAATCAAGCCAAAGTATTGGTTTTGAATGGTGAAGGAGGATCTTTCTGCTCTGGATTTGACATTGATGAAATTGGGGAGAAAGGCTATAACAGTTTAAAGGATGCTGCTGTATGTTGAAGAtgttttttctgtattttacaATTACACTCAATTTGCAGATTTTGAGAttagatttataaatttttacaacTCTCgctaacataaaatttaaaacacagGCACGTCTGTTACGTCGACCACTTTGTGATAAGCCAACAATAGCAGCCGTCACTGGATATGCAGTTGCGGAAGGTTTTGAGCTGGCATTAGCTTGTGATCTACGAGTCATTGAAGATACTGCAGTATTAGGATGTCTTGGAAGAAGATTTGGTGAGTATTGAGTATAGTTAAATTGGTCCAGcttatttcaatcataaaatagcACACCTGAATTAGTTGGTAGTTGTGGCTTGAAAACATTAGAAATgagaaaataaacttgaaatttcGAATAGAAAGGAGAAGGAAGATAGCATgcttgatttttaaattaattttgtataacAAGGAAGTTTGTGATCTTCATCACTTTTTGTAACCCTTGTCTGAAATATCAGTCTGCCTTTTTCTTTTATGAGGCAATCTGTGCCCTGGTTCAAAGAAGATTTCAATTCTTAAATCTTTTGTCACAATGTGGGCTATGTGATTTCTATAAGAACTGGTAATCATAACAACCAATAAACTTGTCTGCAGTCTATTGCTATGAATAATatgatatttgtttttattagatTTCCAACTACCTGATTTTTTTTGTGAGAGagagtaatacaggtcttttttaattaatcttcTAGGAGTCCCACTAAGCCTGTACGGTGCAAGGCGTTTGACATCATTGATTGGGTTGTCAAGAGCTCTCGATTTGATAATGACGGggcggctaatctctggaactgATGCACAACAAATGGGCCTGGCTTGCAAACTTACTTCTACAGGAACCGGtgactttaataatatttggttTTCTCAGTGTTTACACATTAAAAATGActtgctaaataaataaataaataatttaaataaatcataaattcaAGGATAATACAGAGAAAagtatcaatttatttaaaaaataaatatatcttgAAGTAAAATTTTACCTCAAAATTATCGATACAGTTCTGATAAGTACATTCACGAGTGTATCATGAGACTTCAGCCAGACTTccaatttcaataataaattgctaaaaatttttgaagtgaaacttccttatcggcgttggaaaaaaatttaccgtcacatttttcggttacgcgtcacatttttccgttacgcgccatcttttttgtattcatgtctatgataataaaatccttttgtttaaactttatctaatttaacttttttgtattcatgtctatgataataaaatccttttgtttaaactttatctaatttaactttatttaaccaatttctagaaagttgcatgtagatcatttttcgaaaaataaggccataaagaagtttcacttcttacgtgtgtacactagtacacgcacacattttttttttttaggacttGGTGAATCCGTGAAGTTAGCCAAATCCTTGGCTAAGTTTCCCCAAAATGCATTAATAATGGACAAGTTAGCAGCAGTTAACTCTCAGTTGAATCCGAACAGTGAGGAAAGCATGAGGGACGAAGCAGTCATGACTAGTCTGTTAGGTAACGCTATACTGGATATAGAGGAAGGCGTCAAAAAGTTTCAAGGAGGTATTATATAGTCATTATTTAGATAACACTTTCacatcgtttatttatttatttatgttaaaactTCAGCATGACAAATGCAAAAGCTTGCTTTGTAAacaagttttttaaaatatttttagctttttagatatatatattatttgtttagcTTTTAAGCATAGTTATTCTTGTTTCAGGTATAGGAAAGCATGGAAAGTTCTACAAATTATCAGAAGCACCATTAAAAGAATGGGAAATTGAAGAGAGCGTCGAAGAAGTCACAGTTCAGAAGATAAATGAAAGGAAAAATGAAAAGTCATAAATATTGCATAATAGTTGTTAAGCTGTTGTTTAATTTgaggttttaattaattttaataaatatctaGTCGTTCTCATtgctgaatttttttaaatctatgtgGTATATATATCTATGTGGGTCTAAGTATCTACGTGGAATTGTAGGGTGAAATCTATTTGATTTTAACATTAACATCAGaatcttaatttaataaataaaacaatcttGTAATCTTAAGTGATGGCTGAAGTTGGCATTCGTCTTCTTTTAAAATCTAGtgtgaattaaaataatgataataaaaatgccAATCTTCtcaaatttaatagaaaaaaaaaaaattaacaggcCTTAAAGTCCTACAAGAAATGGAAATTATAGCTCGAGTGTTAAATTTTCAGATCTAGCAATGagtttttattatctatggtaaATCTAAGGAAtttaacgttgttttttttttggaaaaatttCTGGATTGTTTCTGTGTCATGTTAAAGGGTTTAAGCACTTCGAATCAGACGGGCCGGGGGCTTGTTGCCCTTATGGCACTAATTGATAATTGTTTCTCGTGTATGTCAACGCCAATAAAACtcataaaatacaaatacattttatttcttatacaaaaacaatttaaaactgaTCATCCTTGATGCCCTTCTCTGCTTGGTACTTGTAGTGGAGGTCGGAGCAATCCTCGTTGGAGATGTTGACCCAACCCTTGTCGTTGATGTGGTACACTCTTATGATCCCGCCAGAGTACGCGTCGCGGTGAGTAGCGTGGTAAATCGCACGTCGACCCAGCTCTAATAAATGATGGAACTTATGGATAACAGATGTAGTGGTAACAGCAGCCTAAGGTCCTTAACAAACTAGAATGGTAAGAACACCCTAAATATTTTTGCTGCAGAACGGTACAAATCAAATAACAGCTGTCTcagcataaaaatatatatctctatatgtaaaaatgagttgttgtttgttagtctcgctaaaactcgaaaacggcaggaccgatttggctaattttggccttaaattatttgtggaagtccagagaaggtttaaaaggtgtataaatatgtaaatgctcagaattaaataaaaataataatttcgttttccctttgatgtgtcccccatcagaccgattccttttgtttattttatacaaaagcttaggtcttttatttatcgattgaggtcagctagttatgaataaaataatacaaacctTGTGCGTCCTCATCTGACAGATCCCAGCTGTATCCAGAGTCAAGTACACCAAAAGCATACACAGAACCTGAGCCCACTGAGAACACCTTGCCTGGAGTGCGAGTACCTTCACTGTCTACATAGTATAGTTGTGCTCCCtggattaaatgaaaaatacttatatgagtcgtctattatcaaaggtggcaatctgtgcatttggacaaaaaaatgttattgatatgtcaatacagattgatttgaatataatcgtctcctgcaaagaatacggttcaaaacctgcattaaataaaggttaatacttaacctgttatttatctaagatgtcgttcagaagagttttgtgactgccaatggaatacaaagtcaataattcgtttttctgatttaccagtaattgtccaaaagtcacattgccggctttgatactagtcgactcatatatactaTGAGCAATCAATgatcaataaatttaattaacaactCGGCCAAAAGTTTTTGACCCAATTAGACTCTATTTCAAAaacatataaacatattttcaaaaataCTCGCTTATATAATTTGAAACTACAAAATACTTGTTTTAAgtatgctttttttaaattatggattgaaAAAACCGAAAGCTGAAAGTCTAAATTGCATAAAAAGCATATTATAAAAGATTGTATTGTCTTGTGAGCCTGTATGGGTAGGTACTATCACAgaacctatttctgctgtagaGCAGTAAttaatttcagtttgaagagtggagcagccattaataaaacagatttaaacctcatgtctcaaaatgagTTAGCGGCATTTATAGGCttcaataactacttaa encodes the following:
- the LOC101740084 gene encoding probable enoyl-CoA hydratase isoform X2; translation: MAAAIDDFEKDNQAKVLVLNGEGGSFCSGFDIDEIGEKGYNSLKDAAARLLRRPLCDKPTIAAVTGYAVAEGFELALACDLRVIEDTAVLGCLGRRFGVPLSLYGARRLTSLIGLSRALDLIMTGRLISGTDAQQMGLACKLTSTGTGLGESVKLAKSLAKFPQNALIMDKLAAVNSQLNPNSEESMRDEAVMTSLLGNAILDIEEGVKKFQGGIGKHGKFYKLSEAPLKEWEIEESVEEVTVQKINERKNEKS
- the LOC101740084 gene encoding probable enoyl-CoA hydratase isoform X1, with protein sequence MRILIKKYATISKILLPRRNLVRFLSNDTQKKTENETEKIEEVKKNIIIDKFGAVTTLNIDRQVTRNSLDEATLREMAAAIDDFEKDNQAKVLVLNGEGGSFCSGFDIDEIGEKGYNSLKDAAARLLRRPLCDKPTIAAVTGYAVAEGFELALACDLRVIEDTAVLGCLGRRFGVPLSLYGARRLTSLIGLSRALDLIMTGRLISGTDAQQMGLACKLTSTGTGLGESVKLAKSLAKFPQNALIMDKLAAVNSQLNPNSEESMRDEAVMTSLLGNAILDIEEGVKKFQGGIGKHGKFYKLSEAPLKEWEIEESVEEVTVQKINERKNEKS